A genomic window from Desulfopila inferna includes:
- a CDS encoding RHS repeat domain-containing protein — translation MTLIFLRALGNTTTFIYSPTGKLLEKHQPNGTAIAYTYDRRDRVVKEAAGDTTFKSYAYDNVGRKTLITNELTREQRYYDARGMLITTIDKFMGRVDYQYDLIGNRTQMIDPENGVFSYSYDKANRLITFTDPEGEKTSYEYDSMGRAVWGTSCPWPMKTVS, via the coding sequence TTGACTCTTATTTTCTTGCGTGCATTGGGCAACACAACCACCTTCATCTACAGCCCTACGGGCAAGCTGCTGGAGAAACACCAGCCCAACGGCACCGCCATCGCCTATACATACGACAGGCGCGACCGCGTGGTCAAGGAAGCCGCCGGCGACACCACTTTCAAATCCTATGCCTATGACAATGTCGGCAGAAAGACCCTGATCACCAATGAATTGACCAGGGAGCAGCGCTATTATGATGCCCGCGGTATGCTGATAACCACCATTGATAAATTCATGGGACGGGTGGATTATCAATACGATCTGATTGGCAACCGCACCCAGATGATCGATCCTGAAAACGGAGTATTCTCCTACAGTTATGACAAAGCTAACCGACTGATCACCTTCACCGACCCGGAAGGCGAAAAAACCAGTTATGAATATGATTCCATGGGCCGGGCCGTGTGGGGAACAAGCTGTCCATGGCCGATGAAGACGGTAAGCTAA
- a CDS encoding ankyrin, with protein sequence MSEKKKTHPCPTCQGKKVIDGICESSPEWPGTENEDGVVCTPETECPTCKGTGVEVVDEEK encoded by the coding sequence ATGAGCGAAAAGAAAAAAACACACCCATGTCCGACATGCCAGGGAAAAAAGGTTATTGATGGTATTTGTGAGTCAAGTCCGGAATGGCCGGGGACCGAAAATGAAGATGGTGTAGTCTGTACGCCCGAAACGGAGTGTCCTACCTGCAAGGGAACGGGTGTTGAGGTTGTCGACGAGGAGAAATGA
- a CDS encoding radical SAM protein has product MRFPENDFHKHPCFNPEAKGKYGRVHLPVAPQCNIKCNFCDRKYDCVNESRPGVTSTVLNPAQAGIYIDKVLEIEPRITVAGIAGPGDPFANGTETMATLRQIKRQHPEIILCLSSNGLAIEPYIAELAELKVSHVTITVCALDPEIGKNIYSWIRVGKIIYRGRKAAEILLSRQLSAIGKLKQHNITVKVNCIIIPGINDHHAEDVAKKMQAIGVDLFNCMAMFPNVNTPFAGIIQPGSKMMEELRTACEKYLPQMRHCTRCRADAVGLLDADRTEEFRSCLNTCSTLPGMPSKQRLHVAVASREGVLVNLHLGEARHFYIWEKTSTGFRQVEKRKAPQPGDGLQRWHRLAVILGDCRAVLSSGAGQTPCDVLTKSGIRTITAAGLIEEGLPAVYGDYETKQLRGRKHSFTKSICSGSGGGCL; this is encoded by the coding sequence ATGAGATTCCCTGAAAATGATTTCCACAAGCATCCCTGCTTCAATCCAGAAGCCAAGGGGAAATATGGCCGAGTTCATCTACCCGTTGCCCCGCAGTGCAATATCAAATGTAATTTCTGCGACCGAAAATATGACTGCGTCAATGAATCGCGGCCGGGAGTGACCAGTACCGTCCTTAATCCTGCACAAGCCGGCATTTACATCGACAAAGTTTTGGAAATTGAGCCGCGAATCACTGTTGCGGGCATCGCCGGGCCAGGCGATCCCTTCGCCAACGGCACCGAGACCATGGCAACCCTCAGACAGATCAAGCGCCAACATCCGGAGATCATCCTTTGCCTATCTTCCAACGGCCTGGCCATCGAACCATACATTGCCGAACTGGCCGAACTCAAGGTCTCACACGTCACAATTACCGTGTGTGCACTCGACCCTGAAATCGGCAAGAATATCTATTCATGGATACGGGTGGGTAAAATTATCTACCGGGGAAGAAAGGCTGCCGAGATACTTCTCAGCAGACAACTGAGTGCTATAGGGAAACTGAAACAGCACAATATTACGGTAAAAGTTAACTGTATCATCATACCGGGTATAAATGATCATCACGCTGAAGATGTCGCTAAAAAAATGCAGGCAATAGGGGTTGATCTGTTTAACTGCATGGCCATGTTTCCCAATGTCAACACCCCCTTTGCCGGAATCATACAGCCTGGCAGCAAAATGATGGAAGAGTTGCGCACAGCCTGTGAGAAATATCTTCCACAGATGCGCCACTGCACCCGCTGCAGAGCCGATGCCGTCGGCCTGCTGGATGCTGACAGGACCGAGGAATTCAGAAGCTGCCTGAACACCTGCTCAACTCTGCCGGGCATGCCCTCGAAACAGCGTCTGCATGTTGCGGTGGCAAGCAGAGAGGGCGTACTCGTCAACCTTCATTTGGGAGAGGCAAGGCACTTTTATATATGGGAAAAGACATCGACAGGCTTCAGACAGGTAGAGAAGCGAAAAGCACCACAACCGGGAGACGGACTGCAACGCTGGCATCGGCTTGCGGTAATTCTTGGAGACTGCAGAGCTGTTCTCTCCAGCGGCGCGGGGCAGACGCCCTGCGATGTCCTCACTAAATCCGGGATTAGAACTATCACGGCTGCGGGTTTAATCGAAGAAGGATTGCCGGCAGTATACGGCGATTATGAAACTAAGCAACTCAGAGGCAGGAAACACTCGTTCACCAAAAGCATCTGCAGCGGATCGGGAGGTGGGTGTCTATAA
- a CDS encoding nitrogenase component 1 → MSANYTATTNGCKLCRPLGAAVAFRGIEGCVPFLHGSQGCATYMRRYIISHFNEPIDIASSALAEKHAVFGGAANLKLGLRNVTEKYHPALIGVATTCLTETIGDDVAHILKEYSQEFGGENSPELAHVSTPSYSGTHMEGFHGAVSSVIEQLCPVAPGNDTVNLLSGFISPADIRYLKEIFIDYQIDCTLLPDYSDTLDGPALDDYPLIPKGGTSLERIRNMGGARATIELGATLPDHTAGKFLQERRHTPLLRSGLPIGIRQTDIFLDLLKKISGKDVPQKYRSCRGRLIDSMVDGHKYIFGKRAVIYGEEDLVVGLTSFLTEIGIEPVLCASGGKSGRFRKAVAAVGNIGGKMPLVMEDVDFQDIEEMSESLNIDLLIGHSKGYTFSRKENIPLIRVGFPIHDRVGGQRLLHLGYHGAQQLFDTITNTVIAHKQDSSSVGYSYM, encoded by the coding sequence ATGTCAGCGAACTATACGGCAACCACCAATGGTTGCAAACTCTGCCGGCCGCTGGGTGCAGCGGTGGCCTTTCGAGGCATAGAAGGATGCGTACCGTTCCTTCACGGCTCTCAGGGCTGTGCCACCTATATGCGCCGTTACATCATCAGTCACTTCAATGAACCCATCGACATCGCCTCCTCCGCATTGGCAGAAAAACATGCGGTTTTCGGTGGCGCAGCAAACCTCAAGCTGGGCCTGAGGAATGTCACCGAAAAATACCACCCGGCCCTGATAGGTGTCGCCACGACCTGCCTTACGGAGACCATCGGCGATGATGTCGCTCACATTCTCAAGGAATATTCTCAGGAATTCGGCGGTGAAAACTCACCCGAGTTAGCCCATGTCTCCACCCCCAGCTATTCGGGAACGCATATGGAAGGTTTTCATGGGGCCGTCAGTTCGGTGATTGAACAGCTCTGCCCGGTCGCACCCGGCAACGATACGGTCAATCTACTCTCGGGCTTCATCTCTCCGGCGGATATTCGCTATCTTAAAGAAATCTTTATCGATTACCAAATCGACTGCACCCTGCTCCCAGACTATTCTGATACCCTGGATGGGCCGGCACTCGATGACTATCCCCTGATTCCCAAAGGCGGTACATCCCTTGAGAGGATCAGGAATATGGGTGGCGCCAGAGCAACAATCGAACTGGGCGCCACCCTTCCCGACCATACTGCCGGAAAATTCCTACAGGAACGCCGCCACACGCCGCTCCTGCGCAGCGGACTACCCATCGGCATCCGCCAGACAGACATCTTTCTCGACCTGCTTAAAAAGATTAGCGGCAAGGATGTTCCGCAAAAATACCGATCATGCCGCGGCCGCCTGATCGATTCCATGGTAGACGGTCACAAATATATTTTCGGCAAACGTGCCGTCATTTACGGAGAGGAAGATCTGGTGGTCGGGCTGACCTCATTTCTTACAGAGATCGGCATTGAGCCGGTGCTCTGCGCCAGCGGCGGCAAAAGCGGCCGGTTCAGGAAGGCTGTTGCCGCTGTCGGGAATATCGGCGGAAAGATGCCCCTGGTGATGGAGGATGTCGATTTTCAGGATATTGAGGAAATGTCGGAATCACTTAATATAGACCTTCTTATCGGACATTCAAAAGGATATACCTTTTCCCGGAAAGAAAATATCCCCTTGATCAGGGTGGGATTTCCAATCCATGACAGGGTCGGCGGTCAACGCCTGCTCCACCTCGGCTATCACGGGGCTCAGCAGCTTTTCGATACCATAACCAATACCGTCATAGCCCATAAACAGGATTCTTCATCCGTAGGATATAGCTATATGTGA
- the nifE gene encoding nitrogenase iron-molybdenum cofactor biosynthesis protein NifE, protein MKAAAIFEERRHQILRKGEDAFGMDCNKDSLAGAVSQRACVFCGSRVVLYPIADALHLVHGPIGCAVYTWDIRGALSSGPELYRMSFSTDLQELDVIFGGEKKLARALDELIEKHRPKGVFVYSTCIVGLIGDDIDAVCKRSTIKKGIPVLPVQSEGFKGSKRAGYEAACTAMAQLVGTGDTANISKYSINILGDFNLAGEIWLIRDYFEKIGIEVVANITGDGRIADIQRCHGAALNVVQCSGATMDLATWMQDKYGIPSIRVSYFGVEDMAEALYGVAEHFNNPTLLENASKLIKSEIAKLTPELGRYKAALQGKKAAIYVGGAFKAFSLVKAFRLIGMDVVLVGSQTGTAEDYIELEQITDAGTIIVDDANPLELSHFLKEKEVDLFVGGVKERPIAYKLGVAFCDHNHERKEMLAGFQGMLNFAYEVYSSVMSPVWNFVPRRSREEK, encoded by the coding sequence ATGAAAGCAGCAGCAATTTTTGAAGAACGTCGTCACCAGATCCTCCGCAAGGGCGAGGATGCCTTCGGCATGGACTGCAACAAGGACAGCCTTGCCGGCGCCGTGAGCCAGAGAGCCTGCGTTTTTTGCGGCTCCCGTGTTGTCCTCTATCCCATTGCCGATGCTCTGCATCTGGTCCATGGTCCCATCGGCTGCGCAGTCTATACCTGGGATATTCGCGGAGCCCTCTCATCGGGCCCCGAGCTGTACAGGATGTCCTTCTCCACTGATCTGCAGGAGCTCGATGTCATTTTCGGCGGAGAGAAGAAACTTGCAAGAGCTCTTGACGAGCTTATCGAGAAGCACCGGCCCAAAGGCGTCTTCGTCTACTCAACCTGCATCGTCGGCCTGATAGGAGACGACATCGACGCTGTCTGTAAAAGGTCAACCATAAAAAAGGGCATTCCGGTGCTGCCGGTGCAATCCGAAGGCTTTAAAGGCAGCAAACGAGCAGGCTATGAAGCCGCATGCACGGCAATGGCCCAGTTGGTCGGCACCGGCGATACCGCCAATATCTCAAAATATTCCATCAATATTCTGGGAGATTTCAACCTCGCCGGAGAAATATGGCTGATCCGTGACTATTTTGAAAAAATCGGCATAGAGGTTGTCGCCAACATCACCGGAGACGGGCGCATCGCCGATATACAAAGATGCCACGGGGCCGCCCTGAACGTGGTGCAGTGCTCGGGAGCCACCATGGATCTCGCCACTTGGATGCAGGATAAGTACGGCATTCCCTCCATCAGGGTCTCTTATTTCGGAGTGGAGGACATGGCGGAAGCTCTCTATGGCGTGGCCGAGCATTTCAACAACCCGACTCTTCTGGAAAACGCCTCAAAGCTCATAAAATCAGAGATAGCTAAGCTCACCCCGGAGCTGGGACGCTACAAGGCAGCTCTCCAAGGGAAAAAAGCCGCCATCTATGTAGGCGGCGCCTTCAAAGCATTCTCCCTTGTCAAGGCATTCAGGCTCATCGGCATGGATGTCGTCCTCGTCGGTTCGCAGACAGGCACCGCCGAGGATTATATCGAGCTCGAACAGATCACCGATGCCGGAACCATCATCGTCGACGACGCCAATCCACTGGAACTCTCTCATTTCCTCAAGGAAAAAGAGGTAGATCTATTTGTCGGCGGCGTCAAGGAACGTCCTATTGCCTATAAACTCGGGGTCGCTTTCTGCGACCACAATCATGAACGCAAGGAGATGCTTGCCGGCTTTCAGGGCATGCTCAACTTTGCCTACGAGGTCTATTCATCGGTGATGAGTCCGGTCTGGAACTTTGTCCCCAGACGCTCACGGGAGGAAAAATAA
- a CDS encoding CsbD family protein, which produces MNKDTMKGKWNQLKGEAKIQWGKLTDDELDQIDGNYDKMVGKLQEKYGYEKQKAQQEADRFLESH; this is translated from the coding sequence ATGAATAAAGACACTATGAAAGGCAAATGGAACCAGCTGAAAGGTGAGGCAAAAATCCAGTGGGGTAAGCTCACCGACGATGAACTCGATCAGATTGACGGCAATTACGATAAAATGGTCGGGAAACTGCAGGAGAAATATGGATACGAGAAGCAGAAAGCCCAGCAGGAGGCCGATCGATTTCTAGAGAGCCATTAA
- a CDS encoding DUF2254 domain-containing protein, giving the protein MRTRLFNLWQALRASLWFLPGLMVLSAIILAFLLLYIDGNYSLSANFAGSLLYNAGPEGARSLLSTIAGSVITVTGVTFSITIVALTLASSQFGPRLLRNFMRDTSNQFVLGTFISTFIYCLLVLRSVEAVDGNPFVPSLSVSMAVVLMLANAGVLVFFIHHISISIQADYVITGVSSELTEHINRIFEDDNDQQDAGGFDSSRLDGYGHEFYISSSKDGYLQAIDHSGLVKIAQADDYLFFLHSRAGKYVVKGDVLVTVKSREKSEEKHGPIVRSFIIGTVRTPEQDPEYAIHQLVEVAIRALSPGINDPFTAISCIDRIGSAICFVSTKKFPSSLITDNEDKLRLVTMPVDFTGMVNAAFDQIRQNGQKNVAVTIRLLEVLGNIGRHLEQQEYKDAILRQAVMIQRVGRESFPEENDRADVQQKYGEVLKSLNGCS; this is encoded by the coding sequence ATGAGAACAAGATTATTCAATTTATGGCAGGCTCTGCGGGCAAGTTTATGGTTTTTGCCGGGGCTTATGGTTTTGTCTGCAATCATTCTCGCCTTTCTGCTTCTTTATATTGATGGAAACTACTCCCTGTCGGCCAATTTTGCAGGAAGTTTACTCTACAATGCCGGCCCCGAAGGCGCAAGGTCTCTGCTTTCAACTATTGCCGGTTCGGTAATAACGGTAACCGGTGTAACCTTTTCCATTACCATTGTCGCTCTTACCCTGGCATCTTCTCAATTCGGCCCGCGCCTATTGAGAAATTTCATGCGAGACACGTCAAACCAGTTTGTTCTGGGCACCTTCATCTCCACGTTTATTTATTGTCTTCTTGTGCTGAGATCGGTTGAGGCCGTGGATGGCAATCCCTTTGTCCCGAGCCTTTCGGTGTCGATGGCAGTTGTCCTGATGCTCGCGAATGCGGGTGTACTGGTTTTTTTCATTCATCACATTTCCATTTCCATTCAGGCGGATTATGTGATAACGGGCGTTTCCAGTGAACTTACAGAGCATATCAATAGAATATTTGAGGATGACAACGACCAGCAGGACGCTGGGGGCTTCGACAGCTCTAGACTCGATGGATATGGACATGAGTTTTACATATCAAGCTCTAAAGACGGCTATCTTCAGGCTATCGACCATAGTGGGCTGGTGAAGATTGCTCAGGCCGATGATTATCTGTTTTTTCTTCATTCACGGGCAGGGAAATATGTAGTGAAGGGGGATGTACTTGTTACCGTGAAAAGCCGGGAAAAATCTGAAGAAAAACATGGTCCAATAGTAAGGTCTTTTATTATCGGTACTGTGAGGACTCCGGAGCAGGACCCGGAATATGCCATTCATCAGCTTGTTGAGGTGGCGATACGCGCGCTCTCTCCGGGAATAAACGATCCTTTTACGGCGATTTCATGCATCGACAGAATAGGGTCGGCTATTTGCTTTGTTTCCACCAAGAAATTTCCATCTTCATTGATAACCGACAATGAAGACAAACTTCGACTCGTCACCATGCCTGTTGATTTCACCGGCATGGTTAACGCAGCTTTTGACCAGATCCGCCAGAACGGACAAAAAAATGTTGCCGTGACCATCCGTTTGCTTGAAGTACTGGGAAACATTGGCAGGCATCTAGAGCAGCAGGAGTATAAGGATGCCATACTTCGTCAGGCTGTGATGATTCAGCGGGTAGGCCGGGAAAGTTTTCCCGAAGAAAATGACAGGGCCGATGTGCAGCAGAAATACGGGGAGGTTCTGAAATCTCTGAACGGTTGCTCCTGA